A genomic stretch from Aerosakkonema funiforme FACHB-1375 includes:
- a CDS encoding alpha/beta hydrolase yields the protein MGYIHIIRDFYSFPEQVNRTIRIFTPDAYDQQPDKRFPVLYMFDGQNIFAHPESAVWDTWCANTTLERLASAGTIEPWIIVGIDHLPNRMEEYSPWMGGRGNLTAEFLINHLKPFIDKTYRTLSDSQNTALMGSSMGGLISLYLGKTYPQIFGRIGGLSPALMLGGTQMFSYWDRRTGFWSRILLYVGSKEQYSFYGIWLDYVPITKDFYTRLKSLGYSEDELHFILAEDEIHHETSWQKRLPEIMTWLLAPTASRSFF from the coding sequence ATGGGCTACATCCACATCATTCGCGACTTTTACTCTTTTCCAGAACAAGTTAACCGCACCATACGCATCTTTACTCCCGATGCTTATGATCAACAACCCGACAAGCGTTTTCCTGTGCTGTATATGTTCGACGGACAAAATATTTTCGCTCACCCGGAATCTGCTGTTTGGGATACTTGGTGCGCCAATACTACTCTAGAACGTTTGGCATCGGCAGGAACTATTGAGCCTTGGATTATTGTTGGAATCGACCACTTACCAAACAGAATGGAAGAATATTCTCCTTGGATGGGTGGACGCGGTAATTTAACAGCAGAATTTCTGATCAATCATTTAAAACCTTTCATCGATAAAACTTACCGCACCCTATCCGACTCACAAAATACCGCTCTCATGGGGTCTAGTATGGGCGGATTAATTTCATTGTATTTGGGCAAAACCTATCCGCAAATTTTTGGCAGGATAGGCGGTCTTTCTCCAGCTTTGATGTTAGGTGGGACGCAAATGTTTTCCTACTGGGATAGGCGCACAGGATTCTGGTCAAGAATACTCCTTTATGTCGGTAGCAAAGAGCAATATTCGTTTTATGGAATTTGGTTAGATTATGTGCCAATTACCAAAGATTTTTACACTCGTTTGAAAAGCCTCGGTTACTCCGAAGACGAGTTGCATTTTATCTTGGCAGAAGACGAAATACACCACGAAACTTCTTGGCAAAAGCGGTTACCGGAAATCATGACTTGGTTGCTTGCGCCCACAGCAAGCCGCAGCTTTTTCTAG
- a CDS encoding Rpn family recombination-promoting nuclease/putative transposase, with amino-acid sequence MPKPADIGSKRLISLAPDRWVQWVTQIPDVQVRDIITSEFQWVSRESDVLVTAYTPQDGEFLVLNELQLRYKSQMPQRMRAYAALAEERYNKPTYPVLINILAPSPSVVIPTRYESQFRGLTARQDYHVINLWEVDAEIAFQQSLPSLIPFVPVLKGGGQESAVRQALEVLRTDRELSDLEPLLAFFASFVLEIPLVQQIMRWDMAVLRESPWYQEILQQGMQQGMQQGMQQGMQQGMQQGLLSGIALGLELKFGIQSLELMPEIRQIEDVAKLEAIQSAIRTANSLDEMRQIL; translated from the coding sequence ATGCCTAAACCAGCCGATATCGGCAGCAAGCGCTTGATTAGTCTGGCACCCGACCGTTGGGTACAATGGGTAACTCAAATTCCCGATGTCCAAGTGCGAGATATCATCACCTCGGAATTCCAGTGGGTAAGTCGCGAAAGTGATGTACTGGTAACTGCCTATACTCCCCAAGATGGCGAATTTCTCGTACTCAACGAGTTACAGTTACGTTACAAATCTCAAATGCCTCAGCGCATGAGAGCTTATGCTGCACTGGCAGAAGAACGTTACAACAAACCCACTTATCCGGTACTGATTAATATCCTAGCGCCATCACCTTCAGTAGTAATTCCCACTCGCTACGAGTCCCAATTTAGAGGCTTAACCGCCCGTCAAGACTATCATGTAATTAACCTCTGGGAAGTAGACGCGGAAATAGCCTTTCAACAATCCCTTCCCTCCCTTATCCCCTTTGTACCCGTACTCAAGGGAGGCGGTCAAGAGTCCGCAGTCCGACAAGCTTTGGAGGTTTTGCGAACTGACCGAGAATTAAGCGATTTAGAACCCCTACTGGCCTTTTTTGCTAGCTTCGTATTAGAAATTCCTCTAGTTCAGCAAATCATGAGGTGGGATATGGCAGTGTTACGGGAATCACCCTGGTATCAAGAAATTTTGCAGCAGGGTATGCAGCAGGGTATGCAGCAAGGTATGCAGCAGGGTATGCAACAGGGTATGCAGCAAGGACTGCTTTCCGGTATTGCTTTGGGTTTAGAATTAAAATTCGGCATCCAAAGTTTAGAACTCATGCCAGAAATTCGTCAAATTGAAGATGTGGCAAAATTAGAGGCGATTCAGTCAGCAATCAGGACGGCGAACAGTCTGGATGAAATGCGTCAAATACTGTAG
- a CDS encoding TIGR03279 family radical SAM protein gives MSETSISPALITKVIPNSIAAEIGFEAGDRIVSINGDRPRDLIDYKFLCADEFLELEILDAKGKTHHIEIEKDYDEDLGLEFETALFDGLIQCNNRCPFCFIDQQPPGKRKSLYLKDDDYRLSFLYGSYLTLTNLTQKEWNRIEQMRLSPLYVSVHATEPEVRIRLLKNPRAGQILEQLNWFKKRRLQIHAQVVVCPGINDSIHLETTLRDLAKFHKGEIPAVASVAVVPVGLTRFRPAEDELTPVTPEKAREVISQVQKLQAELRKKNGTNCVWLADEWFLIAGEELPPESHYEEYPQIDNGVGSIRLFLRKFELAAQKLPLQVSPQRKFTWVVGNAVELAFQPILQRLNQVEGLQVNMAAFPSRYWGQSITVTGLLTGQDLLENLQGKDLGDGILLPALMLKHGDTKFLDDMTVEELADKLGTKILPVSGVEGLIESCVGYGAGRMPTPQEAGKMPAPQE, from the coding sequence ATGAGCGAAACTTCTATTAGTCCTGCCTTAATTACCAAAGTTATCCCCAACTCGATTGCAGCTGAAATTGGGTTTGAAGCGGGCGATCGCATCGTTTCTATCAATGGCGATCGTCCCCGCGACCTCATCGACTATAAATTTTTATGTGCCGACGAATTTCTCGAACTCGAAATATTAGACGCAAAAGGTAAAACTCATCATATTGAAATTGAGAAAGACTACGACGAAGACTTAGGATTGGAATTTGAAACAGCCCTATTCGATGGCTTAATCCAGTGCAACAACCGCTGTCCCTTCTGCTTCATCGATCAACAGCCACCCGGCAAACGCAAATCCCTCTATCTTAAAGATGATGACTATCGACTCAGTTTCCTTTATGGCTCCTATTTAACCCTAACCAACCTCACCCAAAAAGAATGGAATCGCATTGAACAAATGCGCCTATCTCCACTCTACGTATCTGTTCACGCCACAGAACCAGAAGTGCGAATTCGCCTCCTCAAAAATCCTCGTGCCGGACAAATTTTAGAACAGCTAAACTGGTTTAAAAAGCGGCGTCTGCAAATACACGCCCAAGTCGTTGTTTGTCCCGGAATTAATGACAGCATTCATCTAGAAACAACACTCCGCGACTTAGCAAAATTCCACAAAGGAGAAATTCCCGCCGTCGCATCTGTCGCAGTTGTCCCCGTTGGTTTAACCCGCTTTCGCCCAGCAGAAGATGAATTAACACCAGTCACACCAGAAAAAGCACGAGAAGTAATTTCTCAAGTGCAGAAACTTCAGGCAGAACTTCGCAAAAAAAACGGGACAAATTGTGTTTGGTTAGCCGATGAATGGTTTTTAATCGCAGGTGAAGAACTACCGCCAGAATCTCATTATGAAGAATATCCACAAATAGATAATGGCGTCGGTTCCATTCGCCTATTTTTGCGAAAATTTGAGTTAGCGGCCCAAAAATTACCTCTCCAAGTTTCCCCACAGCGAAAATTTACCTGGGTAGTGGGAAACGCAGTTGAATTAGCATTTCAACCGATTTTGCAACGACTCAATCAAGTGGAAGGATTACAAGTGAATATGGCAGCTTTTCCCAGTAGGTATTGGGGTCAGAGTATTACAGTTACAGGTTTGCTCACCGGTCAAGATTTGCTGGAAAACTTGCAAGGAAAAGATTTGGGAGATGGGATATTATTGCCAGCTTTGATGTTGAAGCATGGAGATACTAAATTTTTGGATGATATGACAGTTGAGGAATTAGCTGATAAGTTGGGGACAAAGATTTTACCAGTGTCGGGTGTTGAGGGTTTAATTGAGAGTTGTGTGGGGTATGGGGCAGGCAGGATGCCCACCCCACAAGAGGCAGGCAAGATGCCTGCCCCACAAGAGTAA
- a CDS encoding undecaprenyl-diphosphate phosphatase: MGLSKHQLFTFAGTSSASALLALFLNALGTHLSAAATLEEAATPPAAQVNIIQAIVLGMVQGLTEFLPISSTAHLKVVPVVLGWGDPGVAFTAVIQLGSIAAVLWYFWRDLTNITIGAIEAIVTKDYDSQDFQIGLGIILGTIPIVFFGLLIKILIPDFDNSPMRSLAVIATASIVMSVLLGIAEKLGTRKRKFNALGVKDGILMGLAEAMALVPGVSRSGSTLTAGLFMGLERGTAARFSFLLGIPAITLAGLVELKDVVKQGLGDAGLISVIVGVISAAIFSYLAIAWLLRFLQTQSTWVFIWYRLLFGVAILGAIGTGLLQNS; this comes from the coding sequence ATGGGTTTATCAAAACATCAACTTTTCACCTTTGCTGGCACAAGTTCTGCCAGCGCTCTTTTAGCTTTATTTCTAAACGCTCTGGGCACACATCTCTCAGCGGCGGCGACGCTTGAAGAAGCAGCGACTCCACCAGCTGCACAGGTAAATATAATTCAAGCGATCGTATTAGGTATGGTGCAAGGTTTAACCGAGTTTTTGCCCATCAGCAGTACGGCTCATCTTAAAGTCGTACCTGTAGTGCTGGGGTGGGGAGATCCCGGTGTCGCCTTTACAGCCGTAATCCAACTGGGTAGTATTGCCGCCGTGCTGTGGTATTTTTGGAGAGACTTGACAAATATCACAATCGGTGCAATTGAAGCGATCGTCACCAAAGATTACGATTCCCAAGACTTTCAAATCGGGTTGGGAATTATTCTGGGAACCATACCGATTGTTTTCTTCGGATTACTCATCAAAATCCTGATTCCCGACTTCGATAACTCACCTATGCGGAGTTTAGCAGTAATCGCCACAGCCTCGATCGTCATGTCCGTGTTGCTGGGCATTGCAGAAAAACTGGGAACCCGCAAGCGCAAATTTAACGCCTTGGGAGTCAAAGATGGAATATTGATGGGATTAGCAGAAGCAATGGCATTGGTTCCCGGTGTATCGAGATCCGGTTCCACCCTGACAGCTGGGTTATTCATGGGTTTAGAACGAGGAACGGCGGCGCGATTTTCCTTTTTGTTAGGTATCCCAGCCATTACCTTAGCTGGATTGGTTGAACTAAAAGATGTCGTCAAACAAGGGTTAGGCGACGCCGGACTGATTTCGGTAATAGTTGGCGTCATCTCAGCGGCAATTTTCTCATATCTAGCGATCGCCTGGTTGTTGCGCTTCCTGCAAACGCAGAGTACCTGGGTGTTTATTTGGTATCGCTTGCTGTTTGGCGTGGCCATCTTGGGAGCGATCGGCACTGGATTACTGCAAAATAGCTAA
- a CDS encoding DUF3120 domain-containing protein yields the protein MFNDTLSALTSVPASVSPAQSGESYAATFRWRMGSKRAWLLFGAASFLVSIPVFAQAPLVRLLPLLSLVLTAGWVGLSFGLMRRRETQIWGDLLLGFSWSWLAGSIYWGWWRWEPLIHLPIEAICLPLALWCAGRNIWKVGSLFYLGSLFGTAVTDIYFYAVDLIPSWRQLMQVDPALATPILQNAIAQVQTPWGIVWAGVLAGVLLVTGTLPLRSGQLHWWAFSGAVLSTIFVDSLFWLVASAA from the coding sequence TTGTTTAACGATACCTTGTCTGCCTTGACATCTGTACCCGCTTCTGTATCGCCAGCCCAATCTGGTGAAAGCTATGCCGCGACTTTCCGGTGGCGAATGGGTTCCAAGAGAGCCTGGTTGCTTTTCGGGGCGGCTTCGTTTCTAGTTTCGATACCTGTGTTCGCTCAAGCGCCATTAGTGCGCCTGCTGCCACTGCTGAGTTTAGTGTTAACTGCTGGCTGGGTGGGATTGAGTTTCGGGCTGATGAGGCGTCGGGAAACCCAAATATGGGGAGACTTGCTGCTGGGATTCAGCTGGAGTTGGTTAGCGGGATCGATTTATTGGGGCTGGTGGCGCTGGGAACCTCTGATCCACCTGCCGATCGAAGCCATTTGTCTGCCGTTAGCGCTTTGGTGTGCGGGGCGGAACATCTGGAAAGTGGGTAGCTTATTTTATTTAGGTTCCCTGTTTGGCACGGCGGTGACAGACATATACTTTTACGCAGTCGATCTGATCCCTTCCTGGCGACAGTTAATGCAGGTAGACCCAGCGTTGGCGACACCAATTTTACAAAATGCGATCGCGCAGGTGCAGACACCTTGGGGGATCGTATGGGCGGGAGTACTTGCTGGAGTTCTTTTAGTCACGGGTACTTTACCCTTACGCTCCGGACAGCTACACTGGTGGGCGTTTAGTGGAGCAGTGTTGAGTACAATTTTTGTAGATAGCCTGTTTTGGTTAGTCGCCTCAGCCGCCTGA
- a CDS encoding FHA domain-containing protein encodes MVTLQPTTTPYLLLRTDSGNRYLPLVGSHCWTIGRSDDNNFVIPDRWISRNHAMLQSMETGEFYLIDLGSRNGSFVNGRRVSVPVTLKHGDNLTFGQTELEFFSPTVSYQANSSTSSHSDELTATSTLHVRRLISVMVVDIRDFTVLTRQLDEKILSELIGTWFRHSGSIIREHGSWVDKYIGDAIMAVWFHGSRGISDQEMTGICNALSDLHKMTEELHAQYSLPFPLRIGAGINTGYAMVGNTGSGDRPDYTALGDTVNAAFRLESSTKELRLDVALGETTYKYLLPLGIDQSGFKQYTVHLKGYDKPTLTYAGTFANLDTLLQTQPQNQ; translated from the coding sequence GTGGTGACGTTGCAACCCACTACTACTCCATATCTTTTACTTCGGACCGATTCCGGGAATCGCTATCTCCCATTAGTGGGCAGTCATTGCTGGACTATCGGTCGCAGCGATGACAACAATTTTGTGATACCAGATCGGTGGATTTCTCGTAACCATGCGATGTTACAAAGTATGGAAACCGGGGAATTTTATCTAATCGATCTTGGTAGCCGCAATGGCTCGTTTGTGAATGGGCGACGGGTAAGCGTACCCGTAACCTTAAAGCATGGCGATAACCTAACCTTCGGTCAAACTGAATTGGAATTTTTCTCTCCCACCGTCAGCTACCAGGCTAACTCTTCCACCAGTTCGCACTCGGATGAGTTGACGGCGACATCCACATTACACGTTCGCCGTCTGATCTCGGTGATGGTGGTGGATATCCGCGACTTCACCGTTTTAACCAGACAACTTGACGAAAAAATTCTTTCCGAGTTGATTGGTACCTGGTTTCGTCATTCCGGCAGCATTATTCGGGAACACGGCAGCTGGGTGGACAAATATATCGGCGATGCGATCATGGCGGTTTGGTTTCACGGTAGCCGAGGTATCTCCGATCAAGAGATGACCGGCATTTGCAATGCGCTCAGCGATCTCCACAAAATGACGGAGGAGTTGCACGCCCAGTATTCTTTACCGTTCCCGTTGCGAATAGGGGCGGGAATTAATACGGGGTATGCGATGGTAGGCAATACGGGAAGTGGCGATCGACCCGACTATACTGCTTTGGGCGATACGGTCAATGCTGCTTTTCGCCTGGAATCTTCCACCAAGGAACTACGCCTGGATGTTGCCTTGGGGGAAACTACTTATAAATATCTGTTGCCATTGGGGATCGACCAATCTGGTTTCAAGCAATATACTGTCCATCTGAAGGGCTACGATAAGCCGACGCTAACTTATGCAGGCACGTTTGCCAACTTGGATACTTTGTTGCAAACCCAGCCCCAAAATCAATGA
- the psbU gene encoding photosystem II complex extrinsic protein PsbU — translation MKRLLRLLMMFVLVLGCFGWLGQSHDAMAASLTGVALRSGPILAAETGEVLGNKVDAKLGEMGGKIDLNNTNVRAFRQFPGFYPNLAGKIVQNAPYEKVEDVLAIAGLSDRQKELLQARLDKFTVTDIEAAMVEGDDRINNGIYR, via the coding sequence ATGAAACGATTGCTGCGCTTGCTGATGATGTTTGTTCTGGTATTGGGTTGCTTCGGATGGCTGGGGCAATCTCATGATGCGATGGCGGCTTCTTTGACTGGTGTCGCGTTACGTTCAGGGCCGATCTTGGCGGCAGAGACGGGAGAAGTTCTGGGGAATAAGGTTGACGCTAAGCTGGGCGAAATGGGCGGAAAAATAGATTTAAACAACACCAATGTGCGGGCTTTCCGGCAATTCCCCGGATTTTATCCGAACCTAGCTGGAAAAATTGTCCAAAACGCTCCTTACGAAAAAGTTGAGGATGTGCTGGCAATTGCCGGACTGAGCGATCGGCAGAAAGAACTTCTGCAAGCTCGGCTGGACAAGTTTACTGTGACGGATATCGAAGCCGCGATGGTAGAAGGTGACGACCGGATTAACAACGGTATCTATCGTTAA
- the nadB gene encoding L-aspartate oxidase, with protein sequence MLTNLTTLVVGFLWEPFLNSSDFSSLTNLDLPSHFDVLVVGAGAAGLYAALCLPDYFQVGLISKDNLPLSASDWAQGGIAAAIDPSDSPDLHIEDTMQAGAGLCDLPAVKFLVERAPECIQSLVNMGVAFDRHGERLAMTLEAAHSRPRVLHAADTTGRAVVSTLTEKALARPNIRVISSAFALNLWINPTSGHCQGLCLLYRNRAIWVRAGAVVLATGGGGQVFAHTTNPAVSTGDGVAIAYRAGAILRDLEFFQFHPTALTKTGAPHFLISEAVRGEGAHLVDSQGNRFAFNYHPSGELAPRDVVSRAIFSHLQQTGEDRVWLDLRPIPSEKIRRRFPNIIEVCQRWGVDLFSEAIPVTPAAHYWMGGIATDLMNRTSIAGLYAVGETASTGVHGANRLASNSLLECIVFGAQMANLEIGDWEQDRQLKSGENFWQSPIVNVSENLSSWVSLNILPSHRSDIEKVEWLRQELALLMWQSAGICRQQDILEGAIAQVELWRQEFAALELSNYLLNIQPGQLVKFTEPITDRKLRTWGETYNLLDVGYLILKSAAFRTESRGGHYRIDVPQPDKRWQVHTVVQKDKWWQSPPVTVS encoded by the coding sequence ATGCTAACTAATCTCACTACCCTGGTAGTGGGATTTTTGTGGGAGCCATTTTTGAATTCTTCAGATTTCAGTTCTCTAACCAATTTAGATTTGCCCAGCCATTTCGATGTTTTGGTAGTTGGGGCGGGTGCGGCTGGGTTATATGCGGCGCTTTGCTTACCAGACTATTTCCAAGTCGGGTTGATCAGTAAAGATAACTTGCCTCTGTCTGCGAGCGACTGGGCGCAGGGCGGGATTGCAGCTGCGATCGATCCCAGTGATTCGCCAGATTTGCACATCGAAGATACAATGCAGGCCGGTGCGGGTCTTTGCGATTTACCTGCCGTGAAGTTTTTGGTAGAACGGGCACCTGAATGTATCCAGTCGCTGGTAAATATGGGTGTGGCGTTCGATCGGCATGGGGAGCGGCTGGCCATGACTCTGGAAGCGGCCCATTCTCGCCCCCGCGTACTGCACGCCGCCGATACCACCGGTAGGGCAGTTGTCAGTACTTTGACAGAAAAAGCATTGGCTCGTCCGAATATTCGAGTGATATCGTCAGCTTTTGCGTTAAATTTGTGGATTAATCCGACAAGCGGGCACTGTCAGGGGCTTTGCTTGCTGTACCGCAATCGGGCGATCTGGGTGCGAGCTGGGGCGGTGGTACTGGCGACGGGGGGCGGGGGTCAGGTATTCGCTCACACTACTAACCCAGCTGTGAGTACTGGCGATGGGGTCGCGATCGCCTACCGTGCTGGTGCGATTTTGCGCGACTTAGAATTTTTTCAATTTCACCCGACAGCTTTAACTAAGACTGGAGCTCCGCACTTTTTAATCAGCGAAGCGGTGCGAGGAGAAGGTGCCCATTTAGTGGATTCTCAGGGAAACCGCTTTGCTTTCAATTACCATCCCAGCGGCGAACTTGCGCCCAGAGATGTGGTCAGCCGCGCTATTTTCAGTCATTTGCAGCAAACTGGCGAAGACCGCGTTTGGTTAGATTTGCGACCAATCCCGTCTGAGAAAATCCGCCGTCGATTTCCGAATATCATTGAGGTTTGTCAGCGCTGGGGAGTCGATTTGTTTAGCGAAGCGATTCCCGTCACCCCAGCCGCCCATTACTGGATGGGCGGTATTGCTACCGATTTGATGAATCGTACCTCGATTGCTGGGTTGTATGCCGTAGGCGAAACGGCTAGTACAGGTGTCCACGGTGCCAATCGTCTGGCGAGCAATTCGCTGCTGGAGTGTATTGTGTTTGGTGCCCAAATGGCCAATCTGGAGATTGGGGACTGGGAACAAGATCGGCAACTAAAATCTGGGGAAAATTTTTGGCAATCTCCGATCGTCAACGTTTCCGAAAACCTTAGCTCGTGGGTAAGCTTAAATATATTGCCGTCCCACAGGTCGGATATAGAAAAGGTAGAGTGGCTGCGGCAAGAGTTAGCTCTCCTGATGTGGCAAAGTGCGGGAATTTGTCGTCAGCAGGATATTTTGGAGGGAGCGATCGCGCAAGTGGAACTGTGGCGGCAGGAATTCGCTGCCTTGGAACTAAGTAACTATCTGTTAAATATACAACCCGGTCAGTTAGTTAAATTTACTGAACCTATCACCGACCGAAAACTGCGAACTTGGGGCGAAACTTATAACTTACTGGATGTAGGGTACTTGATCCTCAAAAGTGCTGCTTTTCGCACTGAAAGTCGAGGTGGTCATTATCGAATCGATGTTCCGCAACCGGACAAGCGCTGGCAAGTTCACACGGTTGTGCAAAAAGACAAATGGTGGCAATCTCCACCCGTTACAGTTAGCTAA
- a CDS encoding CHASE2 domain-containing protein, whose protein sequence is MIKQLSKSSIEVWTGLKQRLWLERRVLITSSTVAACIILLRCTGLLQSWEWAALDWFFRLRPSPPVDDRILIVGIEEENLQKYGWPIPDRVMAQLLQKLHSKKPRAIGLDIYRDLPQEPGYAELQKAFANIPNIVGIEKLKDKTSDGVLAPPALSQRKQVGFNNVVIDADGKVRRSLLYSWVDNKLHTSFSLHLALIYLKAEGIEPQAAKGTNYLQLGKTVFKPFESKDGGYVRTDDKGYQILGNFRKPSIGFRKISMRDVLENKIPQDWVRDRIVLIGSTASSLKDFFYTPYTSDLVKSAQPIPGVELQANFLGQILTAAQSGQGTIAVWSDSIEWLWILVWSWLGAILIWRSRSVASSILILFLAGTSLIACAYLAFLAYWWIPVIPPLLALVGSATVITAYIAQLKEELKRSKEFLQNVINAIPDPVFVKDKQHRWIVLNQAYCQFLGYPFNTLIEKTDYDFFPSHEADIFWQQDELVFQSAKPTENEERFTDAWGTTHLIATKRSLHTDAAGNVFLVGVIRDITERKRLEEDLKRTAAELVRYNTELKLSQDRLRHLAYHDSLTGLPNRKLFYEQLSQSLEWAAQNERLLALLFLDLDGFKQINDTQGHDMGDLLLQGVADRLTNCLRSSDTVSRLGGDEFTVILPIIKSVSDVTRVADKIIDAITQPFVLNGQTINVTISIGISLFPLNGDEMNALIKNADAAMYRAKQQGKNKYEFS, encoded by the coding sequence ATGATTAAGCAGCTTAGCAAAAGCTCCATAGAGGTATGGACAGGACTCAAGCAACGCTTATGGTTGGAGCGTAGGGTATTAATCACCTCCTCTACTGTAGCTGCCTGTATTATTTTGTTGCGTTGCACAGGGTTATTGCAGTCTTGGGAATGGGCCGCTTTAGATTGGTTTTTTCGCCTGCGTCCTTCACCACCAGTAGACGATCGCATTCTCATTGTGGGTATTGAAGAGGAAAATTTACAGAAATACGGTTGGCCTATTCCCGATCGGGTTATGGCCCAGCTTCTGCAAAAATTGCACTCCAAAAAGCCCCGCGCCATCGGTTTGGACATCTATCGAGATTTACCCCAAGAACCCGGTTATGCAGAATTACAGAAGGCGTTCGCAAACATACCCAACATAGTTGGTATTGAGAAACTCAAAGATAAAACTAGCGATGGAGTACTAGCCCCGCCCGCCCTTAGCCAGCGAAAACAAGTCGGTTTCAACAACGTAGTTATTGATGCGGATGGCAAGGTGCGTCGCAGCCTGTTGTATTCCTGGGTAGATAACAAACTGCACACCAGTTTTTCCCTCCATCTGGCACTGATTTATCTGAAGGCGGAAGGCATTGAGCCTCAAGCAGCAAAGGGCACGAACTATCTGCAACTGGGTAAGACTGTGTTTAAGCCCTTTGAGTCTAAAGACGGTGGCTACGTGAGAACAGATGACAAAGGCTACCAAATTTTGGGTAACTTTCGCAAACCATCGATCGGCTTTCGCAAAATTTCGATGAGAGATGTGTTAGAAAACAAGATACCCCAGGATTGGGTGCGCGATCGCATCGTCCTGATCGGTTCCACTGCTAGCAGCCTCAAGGATTTTTTCTATACTCCTTACACCAGCGATCTCGTTAAATCCGCCCAGCCTATTCCCGGTGTCGAACTGCAAGCGAATTTTCTGGGCCAAATTCTCACTGCCGCCCAGTCCGGACAAGGAACGATCGCCGTTTGGTCAGATTCGATCGAATGGCTTTGGATTTTGGTTTGGTCTTGGCTAGGAGCAATTTTAATCTGGCGATCGCGTTCAGTAGCTAGCTCTATCTTAATTCTCTTCCTGGCAGGAACCAGCCTCATCGCCTGTGCCTACTTGGCTTTCTTGGCTTATTGGTGGATACCAGTCATTCCTCCCCTGCTAGCCCTTGTCGGTTCCGCTACAGTAATCACAGCTTATATTGCCCAATTGAAAGAAGAATTGAAGCGCTCTAAAGAATTTTTACAAAACGTAATTAACGCCATTCCCGATCCCGTCTTCGTCAAAGACAAACAACACCGATGGATTGTTTTGAATCAAGCTTACTGTCAATTCCTGGGGTATCCCTTCAACACATTAATTGAAAAGACAGATTATGATTTTTTTCCCAGCCACGAAGCCGACATTTTTTGGCAGCAAGATGAATTAGTTTTTCAGAGCGCCAAGCCTACCGAAAATGAAGAGAGATTCACAGATGCCTGGGGCACTACTCATCTTATCGCCACAAAAAGATCTCTTCACACAGATGCAGCTGGCAACGTATTTTTGGTTGGAGTAATTAGAGATATTACCGAACGCAAGCGATTGGAGGAAGACCTCAAACGCACCGCAGCAGAGTTGGTTCGTTACAACACCGAACTTAAACTTTCACAAGATCGGTTGCGTCATTTAGCTTATCATGACAGTCTTACCGGTTTACCGAATCGAAAACTTTTTTACGAACAGCTCAGCCAATCATTAGAGTGGGCTGCACAAAACGAGCGACTGCTGGCGCTGCTGTTTCTCGATCTGGATGGCTTCAAGCAAATCAACGACACTCAAGGGCACGATATGGGTGACTTGCTGCTACAAGGTGTTGCCGATCGACTCACTAACTGTCTACGCAGTAGCGATACCGTCTCCCGGCTGGGTGGCGATGAATTTACCGTAATTTTGCCAATAATTAAGAGTGTGTCAGATGTGACAAGAGTTGCCGATAAAATTATCGACGCCATTACCCAGCCTTTTGTCCTGAACGGGCAGACAATTAATGTCACCATAAGTATTGGCATCAGCCTCTTCCCTCTCAACGGTGACGAAATGAACGCCTTGATTAAAAATGCCGATGCGGCTATGTACCGTGCCAAACAACAGGGTAAAAACAAATACGAGTTTTCTTGA